From a single Pseudomonas cremoricolorata genomic region:
- a CDS encoding DUF883 family protein, which translates to MARKSTAQTESEQIKDQVFSDLQSLIEESEKLLTQSASLVGEEAETLRSQISAKLREARDAAGNLRSKAQPVVEATQDYIGGHPWQTVAISAGFGLVVGLLLGRRS; encoded by the coding sequence ATGGCCAGGAAATCCACTGCGCAAACCGAAAGCGAGCAAATCAAGGATCAGGTTTTCAGCGACCTGCAATCGCTGATCGAGGAGTCAGAAAAACTGCTGACTCAAAGCGCTTCTCTGGTAGGTGAGGAAGCTGAAACCCTGCGCAGCCAGATCAGCGCAAAGCTGCGCGAAGCCCGCGATGCAGCGGGGAACCTGCGTAGCAAGGCACAGCCTGTGGTTGAAGCCACCCAAGACTACATCGGCGGACATCCGTGGCAGACCGTTGCCATTTCTGCAGGTTTCGGCTTGGTCGTTGGCCTGCTGCTGGGCCGCCGCTCTTAA
- a CDS encoding LEA type 2 family protein encodes MMVNVVGIDTLPGDDLELRLAVKLRVQNPNDAPVQYRGVALNLDVNGRPFATGVSKRTGAIGGYSEQVISVPMSVSAFSMLRQALAVNDLLSLEGLPYSLRGKLADGLFGTTRFHDEGILDFKGPTPP; translated from the coding sequence ATGATGGTCAACGTGGTAGGTATCGATACGCTGCCAGGCGACGATCTGGAACTGAGGCTGGCGGTAAAGTTACGCGTTCAAAACCCTAACGACGCACCAGTGCAGTATCGAGGGGTCGCATTGAATCTGGACGTGAACGGACGGCCTTTCGCGACTGGGGTCAGCAAGCGCACGGGTGCAATTGGGGGTTACAGCGAACAAGTCATCTCTGTGCCGATGAGCGTGAGTGCATTCAGCATGCTCCGGCAGGCCTTGGCCGTGAATGACTTGCTGTCGCTCGAAGGGCTGCCTTACTCATTGCGCGGCAAGCTTGCAGATGGCCTATTTGGCACCACGCGCTTTCACGATGAAGGAATACTGGATTTCAAGGGCCCAACGCCACCTTGA
- the tusD gene encoding sulfurtransferase complex subunit TusD, whose product MKFAIAVFSPAHAPSSRRALRFAEAAIQSGHQVARLFFYQDGVHSASANIVTPQDEVDIAAQWRSFVEQHQLDAVVCIAAGLRRGVLNQEEATRHERPAANLSSPWDLSGLGQLHEAAQLADRLICFGGD is encoded by the coding sequence ATGAAATTCGCTATTGCGGTTTTTTCTCCCGCCCATGCGCCCTCCTCCAGGCGCGCCCTGCGTTTCGCTGAAGCCGCGATACAGTCCGGGCATCAGGTGGCCAGGCTGTTCTTTTACCAGGACGGCGTGCATAGCGCTTCGGCGAACATCGTCACGCCGCAGGATGAGGTGGACATCGCCGCCCAGTGGCGGTCGTTCGTCGAACAGCATCAGCTCGATGCAGTGGTGTGTATCGCCGCTGGCTTGCGTCGGGGCGTGTTGAATCAGGAGGAAGCCACGCGCCACGAGCGCCCCGCCGCCAACCTGAGCTCGCCCTGGGATCTGTCTGGCCTGGGCCAGTTGCACGAGGCTGCACAACTGGCCGATCGCCTGATCTGTTTCGGAGGTGATTGA
- a CDS encoding TusE/DsrC/DsvC family sulfur relay protein: MTVPASDDPAIALDKDGFLVNLSDWSEPVAQWLAQRDGVTLGADHWEVLTALRAFYDQYQLSPATRPLIKYLALTLGPEKGNSAHLNRLFNGTPAKLAAKFAGLPKPTNCI, from the coding sequence ATGACAGTGCCAGCGAGTGACGACCCGGCCATCGCGCTGGACAAGGATGGGTTTCTGGTCAACCTCTCGGACTGGTCAGAGCCCGTTGCGCAATGGCTTGCGCAGCGCGACGGGGTAACGCTTGGCGCCGATCACTGGGAAGTGCTCACTGCGCTCAGGGCATTCTACGATCAGTACCAGCTGTCGCCCGCTACCCGGCCATTGATCAAGTACCTGGCCCTCACACTAGGGCCGGAAAAAGGTAACAGCGCGCATCTTAACCGCCTGTTCAACGGCACTCCTGCCAAGCTCGCCGCCAAGTTCGCCGGCCTTCCGAAACCGACCAACTGCATATGA
- a CDS encoding tRNA-(ms[2]io[6]A)-hydroxylase, whose amino-acid sequence MSLTPEIDAFLGCATPHAWIEAALADQETLLIDHKNCEFKAASTALSLIAKYNGHLDLINMMSRLAREELVHHEQVLRIMKRRGLSLRPVSAGRYASGLRKLVRAHEPVKLVDTLIVGAFIEARSCERFAALVPHLDEDLAKFYHGLLKSEARHYQGYLKLAERYGERDDIDRVIGRVREAEAELISSPDQELRFHSGIPMAKAA is encoded by the coding sequence ATGTCCCTGACCCCTGAAATCGATGCTTTTCTTGGCTGCGCAACGCCGCATGCCTGGATCGAGGCTGCCCTTGCTGACCAGGAAACGCTGCTCATTGATCATAAGAATTGCGAGTTCAAAGCGGCCAGCACTGCGCTCAGTCTGATTGCGAAATACAACGGTCATCTCGACTTGATCAACATGATGTCGCGTCTTGCCAGAGAAGAGCTGGTCCATCATGAGCAGGTGTTGCGCATTATGAAGCGTCGAGGTCTTTCACTGCGTCCGGTATCTGCAGGGCGATACGCATCAGGCTTGAGAAAGCTCGTCAGGGCGCATGAGCCGGTCAAGTTGGTCGATACCTTGATTGTCGGTGCATTCATTGAGGCACGTAGCTGTGAGCGCTTCGCGGCATTGGTACCCCACTTGGATGAGGACCTAGCAAAGTTCTATCACGGTTTGTTGAAGAGCGAAGCTAGGCACTACCAAGGTTATCTCAAGCTGGCTGAGCGCTACGGTGAGCGAGACGACATTGATAGAGTGATCGGGAGAGTTCGTGAGGCAGAGGCAGAGTTGATCAGTTCTCCAGATCAAGAGCTGCGGTTTCACAGCGGTATTCCGATGGCCAAGGCCGCATGA
- a CDS encoding glycosyl transferase family protein: MTDVKPLTLTTPSEHPFAEFIRILGKGKRGARGLTQEEARAAMLALLAGKVEEAQLGAFLMLLRHKEETPEELAGFTQAVRQHIGAPTIKVDIDWPSYAGKKRHLPWYLLAAKCLAANGVRILMHGGGAHTAGRLYTEQLLDLLSIPLCRSWQAVASGLEQHGLVFFPLQDWAAPLQHMIDLRNTLGLRSPIHSLARVLNPLAAHCSLQSIFHPGYQAVHREASRLLGDHAIVVKGDGGEIEINPDVISHLYGASEGQAWDESWPALSEQRHVKPASLQPDHLLDVWRGHAEDSYGELAVVATMALALRGLGKSHDEGFAIARQYWSARQRIE; the protein is encoded by the coding sequence ATGACCGATGTGAAGCCCCTGACCCTGACGACACCCAGCGAACACCCCTTCGCCGAGTTCATTCGTATTCTCGGCAAAGGCAAGCGCGGTGCGCGCGGCTTGACCCAGGAAGAAGCGCGTGCGGCCATGCTGGCGTTACTTGCAGGCAAGGTCGAAGAGGCTCAACTGGGTGCCTTCCTGATGTTGCTGCGGCACAAGGAAGAAACCCCGGAAGAACTTGCCGGGTTTACCCAAGCAGTGCGTCAGCACATCGGTGCCCCGACGATTAAAGTGGATATCGACTGGCCGAGCTATGCCGGCAAGAAACGTCATCTGCCGTGGTACTTGCTGGCGGCCAAGTGCCTGGCAGCCAACGGTGTACGAATTCTCATGCATGGCGGTGGCGCGCACACCGCTGGCAGGCTGTACACCGAGCAGTTGCTGGATCTGCTGTCGATTCCTCTGTGCCGCAGCTGGCAGGCAGTCGCAAGCGGCCTGGAGCAACATGGCCTGGTGTTCTTCCCCTTGCAAGACTGGGCTGCACCTCTGCAGCATATGATCGATCTACGCAATACTCTGGGTTTGCGCTCGCCTATTCATTCGCTGGCACGAGTGCTCAACCCGCTGGCAGCCCACTGCAGCCTACAAAGCATCTTCCACCCCGGCTATCAGGCCGTGCATCGCGAGGCCAGCCGCCTGCTTGGAGACCACGCCATCGTCGTCAAAGGCGATGGTGGCGAGATCGAAATCAACCCCGACGTGATCAGCCACCTGTACGGAGCCAGCGAGGGCCAGGCATGGGACGAATCCTGGCCAGCACTCAGCGAGCAGCGGCACGTCAAGCCCGCCAGCCTGCAGCCAGATCACCTACTGGATGTCTGGCGGGGTCATGCCGAGGACAGCTACGGCGAACTGGCGGTAGTGGCAACGATGGCTTTGGCATTGCGCGGTCTCGGCAAATCCCATGATGAGGGCTTTGCCATCGCCCGGCAGTACTGGTCCGCACGCCAACGTATCGAGTAA
- the tusB gene encoding sulfurtransferase complex subunit TusB produces MSTLHVISHSPFADDRLDSCLRLLASDDALLLCGDAVNALRAGSPVEARLRGADLQQRLFVLAEDVQARAIHSELAQALDYIAFVELTLKYDKVNSWL; encoded by the coding sequence ATGAGCACGTTGCACGTCATTTCCCATTCCCCTTTTGCAGATGATCGTCTCGACAGTTGCCTGCGTCTGCTGGCCAGTGACGACGCTCTGCTGTTGTGCGGCGACGCTGTCAATGCCTTGCGCGCGGGTAGCCCTGTAGAGGCTCGCCTACGCGGTGCAGATTTGCAGCAACGCCTGTTCGTACTGGCCGAGGACGTCCAGGCACGTGCGATTCACAGCGAACTGGCGCAGGCGCTCGACTACATCGCCTTCGTCGAACTGACCCTGAAGTACGACAAGGTCAATTCATGGCTATGA
- the tusC gene encoding sulfurtransferase complex subunit TusC → MSKSMLIISRRSPWSGPSAREALDIALAGGAFDLQVGMLFLDDGVLQLTEDQRPALLEQKNLGANLQALPLFGVDALFACATSLTQRGLSETNLTLPVEVLDDAALRSLIGRFDHLVTL, encoded by the coding sequence ATGTCCAAGTCGATGCTGATCATCAGCCGGCGCAGTCCGTGGAGCGGACCCAGCGCGCGTGAAGCGCTGGATATCGCCCTCGCCGGCGGAGCCTTCGATCTGCAGGTGGGCATGCTGTTTCTCGATGACGGCGTGTTGCAACTGACCGAGGATCAACGACCCGCGTTGCTCGAGCAGAAGAACCTCGGGGCCAACCTGCAAGCTCTGCCACTGTTTGGCGTGGATGCACTGTTCGCCTGCGCGACCAGCCTGACGCAGCGCGGGCTGAGCGAGACAAATCTGACCCTGCCTGTCGAAGTACTGGACGACGCGGCCCTGCGTAGCCTGATCGGGCGCTTCGACCATTTGGTGACCCTCTGA
- a CDS encoding glutathione S-transferase family protein has translation MGLLIEGRWHDQWYESDEDGAFKREQAQRRDTLPKAEAGRYHLYVSLACPWAHRALIMRELKGLAPLIDVSVVSWLMAEHGWTFDQQQGSTGDRLDGLQYLHERYTRDDPTYTGRVTVPVLWDKHEQRIINNESAEIIRIFNSAFDDLTGNRLDFYPQALRTTIDSLNERIYPAVNNGVYRAGFATTQKAYEAAFDDVFGELDALEAHLQQSRYLAGEYLTEADVRLFTTLIRFDAVYHGHFKCNLRRIADYPNLSNWLRELYQWPGVAQTVDFEHIQKHYYLSHTTINPNGIVPKGPAQNFNATHDRERLPGRGIWHAK, from the coding sequence ATGGGTCTTTTGATCGAAGGCCGCTGGCATGACCAGTGGTATGAAAGCGATGAAGACGGCGCGTTCAAACGCGAGCAGGCACAGCGCCGCGACACGCTGCCCAAGGCTGAAGCGGGCCGCTATCACTTGTATGTTTCACTGGCCTGCCCTTGGGCTCACCGAGCGCTGATCATGCGTGAACTCAAGGGCCTTGCACCACTGATCGATGTTTCCGTGGTCAGTTGGCTGATGGCCGAACATGGCTGGACATTCGATCAACAACAAGGCTCAACGGGCGATCGTCTCGATGGGCTGCAGTACTTGCATGAGCGCTACACACGCGACGATCCGACCTACACCGGACGAGTGACGGTGCCGGTACTGTGGGACAAACACGAGCAACGCATCATCAACAACGAGTCGGCAGAGATCATCCGCATTTTCAACAGTGCCTTCGACGACCTGACCGGAAATCGCCTCGATTTCTACCCGCAAGCGCTGCGTACAACCATCGACTCGCTCAATGAGCGGATCTACCCGGCAGTCAACAACGGTGTCTACCGCGCGGGGTTTGCAACGACTCAGAAGGCCTATGAAGCGGCGTTTGACGATGTATTCGGCGAACTGGACGCTCTCGAAGCGCATCTGCAGCAATCTCGCTACCTGGCCGGCGAATACCTGACTGAAGCCGACGTGCGTCTGTTCACTACCTTGATTCGCTTCGATGCCGTCTACCATGGCCACTTCAAATGCAATCTGCGACGGATTGCCGACTACCCCAACCTGTCCAACTGGCTGCGCGAGCTCTACCAATGGCCGGGCGTTGCGCAGACCGTCGATTTTGAACACATCCAGAAGCACTACTACCTGAGCCACACCACCATCAACCCGAACGGTATCGTGCCCAAGGGGCCTGCGCAGAACTTCAACGCCACGCATGATCGTGAACGGCTACCTGGCCGGGGTATCTGGCATGCCAAGTAG